A genomic region of Vitreoscilla filiformis contains the following coding sequences:
- a CDS encoding potassium channel family protein codes for MVSWGLSSASCDNLRAARVERGWRWPTMLVLLGTVPAFYAELLLSAPSMLADAAYLCAAMMVGASLLHVGWYTRHPLRHLLCNPTDIVLVAGLVASAVLPTSHASAWALGVRLAVSFASLLRMVWTMQYLITRGGLIYLLLVAVLVLGACGLGFWWLEPTTPTLADGLWLAFTTAATVGYGDLVPTTPASKIFSVFVVLLGLGVLTLVTAAIATSWVETEERIIEREILHDMRREMATLHHELSLVREELAQLRASLPANEAGSPDIRRNDGGEFV; via the coding sequence ATGGTCAGTTGGGGTTTGTCCTCCGCCTCGTGTGACAACCTGCGCGCTGCACGGGTGGAGCGCGGTTGGCGCTGGCCGACCATGTTGGTGCTTCTGGGCACCGTGCCGGCGTTTTACGCCGAGCTGTTGCTGAGCGCCCCCTCCATGCTCGCCGATGCAGCGTACTTGTGCGCTGCCATGATGGTGGGCGCATCATTGCTGCACGTCGGGTGGTACACCCGGCATCCGTTGCGCCATCTGCTGTGCAATCCGACGGACATTGTGTTGGTCGCCGGATTGGTGGCTTCTGCGGTGCTGCCGACCAGCCACGCTTCGGCCTGGGCTTTGGGGGTGCGCCTGGCGGTGTCCTTTGCGTCCTTGCTGCGCATGGTTTGGACGATGCAGTACCTCATCACCCGGGGTGGTTTGATCTACTTGCTGTTGGTGGCGGTGCTGGTGCTGGGGGCGTGCGGGCTGGGGTTTTGGTGGCTGGAGCCGACAACACCCACCCTGGCCGATGGTCTGTGGCTGGCCTTCACCACGGCGGCCACCGTGGGTTACGGCGACTTGGTGCCGACCACGCCCGCGTCGAAAATTTTCTCGGTGTTTGTGGTGCTGCTCGGCTTGGGGGTGCTCACTTTGGTGACGGCAGCGATCGCCACCAGTTGGGTGGAAACCGAAGAGCGCATCATTGAGCGCGAAATCCTGCACGACATGCGCCGTGAAATGGCCACCTTGCACCACGAACTGAGCTTGGTGCGAGAGGAATTGGCCCAGTTGCGAGCCTCGTTGCCAGCGAACGAGGCCGGGAGCCCTGACATCCGGAGGAACGATGGCGGTGAGTTTGTCTGA
- the lnt gene encoding apolipoprotein N-acyltransferase, giving the protein MMTWARCRLGSLGLAALAGAGHTASFAPLEWWWMQPLAVALLVGLVRHATPRQAALTGAVFSLGWLVSGFWWLYISLHDFGGLMAPLSVAAVGLLAGFLSLYVAGAMALWAWGRRDHPGHDALRFALCWLGAELLRAQVFGGFPWIASGYAHTSGPWAAWAPWVGVYGIGALSAWLAAAVALGMRVPASGRARGAWGVALAALPLGLGAVLPQQFTESTGTLRVSLVQPNVPQDLKFDPERIASNMQALQQRMHAARGELVMTPESVIPLSLEQLPTGYWDTLTLPYRTGTQAALIGIFWGNSEQGYVNSLLGVRPGVSSDPAALYRYGKRHLLPFGERIPYGFGWFVRLLNIPLADQMSGQSQAPFEVHGQRIRPLICYEDLFGEDFADSFLTEDAPTVLVNASNLAWFGRLMIQEQHLQFSRMRALEFQRPLVRATNTGATAAVDAQGRVTHALPAWTPGTLDVTIEGRRGTTPYAHWLGRLGLWPLWGLVLAGLIWRRSGRGGA; this is encoded by the coding sequence ATGATGACGTGGGCACGCTGCCGCCTCGGTTCGCTGGGGCTGGCGGCCTTGGCCGGAGCCGGCCACACCGCTTCGTTCGCCCCGCTGGAATGGTGGTGGATGCAACCGCTGGCCGTGGCGTTGCTGGTCGGGCTGGTGCGCCACGCCACACCCCGGCAAGCGGCGCTCACGGGGGCCGTGTTCAGCCTGGGTTGGCTGGTGAGCGGTTTTTGGTGGCTTTACATCAGCCTGCACGACTTTGGCGGCTTGATGGCCCCGCTGTCCGTGGCGGCGGTGGGGCTGCTGGCGGGGTTTTTGTCGTTGTATGTGGCCGGGGCCATGGCGCTGTGGGCCTGGGGGCGGCGCGACCACCCGGGACACGACGCCCTGCGCTTCGCCCTGTGCTGGCTGGGGGCCGAGCTGTTGCGTGCCCAAGTGTTCGGCGGCTTTCCTTGGATCGCCTCAGGTTACGCCCACACCAGCGGGCCGTGGGCCGCGTGGGCGCCGTGGGTGGGCGTGTACGGCATCGGTGCGCTGAGTGCTTGGTTGGCCGCAGCCGTCGCTTTGGGGATGCGCGTACCCGCATCGGGACGGGCACGCGGCGCCTGGGGCGTGGCGTTGGCCGCTCTGCCGCTGGGACTGGGGGCGGTGTTGCCTCAGCAGTTCACCGAATCGACGGGCACCTTGCGCGTCAGCTTGGTGCAGCCCAACGTGCCGCAGGATCTGAAGTTCGACCCGGAGCGCATCGCCAGCAACATGCAAGCCTTGCAGCAGCGGATGCACGCCGCCCGGGGTGAACTGGTGATGACGCCGGAATCGGTCATCCCCCTGTCGCTGGAGCAACTGCCCACCGGCTATTGGGACACGCTCACCTTACCCTATCGCACAGGAACGCAAGCTGCGCTCATCGGTATTTTTTGGGGCAACAGCGAGCAGGGTTACGTCAACTCGCTGCTCGGGGTGCGACCGGGGGTGTCGAGCGATCCGGCGGCGCTGTACCGCTACGGCAAACGCCATCTGCTGCCCTTTGGCGAGCGCATCCCCTACGGTTTTGGCTGGTTTGTGCGGCTGCTGAACATCCCGCTGGCCGATCAGATGTCGGGCCAGAGCCAAGCGCCGTTCGAGGTTCACGGCCAGCGCATCCGCCCGCTGATCTGTTACGAAGACTTGTTCGGCGAAGACTTTGCCGACAGTTTTCTCACCGAAGACGCACCCACCGTGCTTGTCAACGCCAGCAACTTGGCGTGGTTTGGCCGGTTGATGATTCAAGAGCAGCACTTGCAGTTTTCCCGCATGCGCGCTTTGGAATTTCAGCGTCCACTGGTGCGTGCCACCAACACGGGCGCCACGGCGGCGGTCGATGCCCAAGGGCGCGTGACCCACGCGCTGCCGGCCTGGACGCCCGGCACCCTCGATGTCACGATCGAAGGCCGGCGCGGCACCACCCCTTATGCCCATTGGCTCGGACGGCTCGGTTTGTGGCCGCTGTGGGGGCTGGTGCTGGCCGGGTTGATCTGGCGTCGTTCGGGCCGGGGGGGCGCCTAA
- the dksA gene encoding RNA polymerase-binding protein DksA: protein MPESEYMSDKQMAFFRARLQEQKDSLLSNAGETTEHLREDTSIVPDPADRATIEEEHALELRTRDRERKLLKKISQALAKIDSGDYGYCEETGEPIGLGRLLARPTATLSLEAQQRRELKQKMFGD, encoded by the coding sequence ATGCCGGAATCGGAATACATGAGCGACAAGCAGATGGCCTTCTTCCGAGCCCGCCTGCAAGAGCAGAAGGACTCGTTGCTGTCCAACGCCGGTGAAACCACCGAGCATCTGCGCGAGGACACCTCGATCGTTCCCGATCCCGCCGACCGTGCCACGATCGAAGAAGAACACGCCCTGGAACTTCGCACCCGCGATCGGGAACGAAAGCTGCTGAAGAAGATCTCGCAAGCGCTGGCCAAGATCGATTCGGGCGACTACGGTTACTGCGAAGAAACCGGTGAGCCGATCGGTTTGGGCCGTTTGCTGGCCCGTCCGACGGCGACGCTGTCGCTGGAGGCCCAGCAACGGCGCGAGCTGAAGCAAAAAATGTTCGGTGACTGA
- a CDS encoding HlyC/CorC family transporter, which yields MPEPQPSRAPLQDRRTLFERLVEFISPGPDSTDELIEALADAEQRALIEPQSRVMLEGVIRMADMVAGDVMVAAPRMDVLDIAQAYPALLEQVIDTGHSRFPVIEGGRDNIVGILLAKDLLKRQVDPTLDLRTLLRPAVFVPESKSLNELLADFRSNRNHMAIVIDEFGNTAGLVTIEDILEEIVGEIEDEFDEVAQAQHSVYPLADGSYRVAGGADIADINHTFSLQLPQDEFDTIGGLLAHRHGHVPRRGERVLCEGWSFTVLLTRGGAVRWFKVQRVASPASPEPAAAP from the coding sequence GTGCCTGAACCTCAGCCCAGTCGAGCGCCTTTGCAGGATCGGCGCACCTTGTTTGAACGCTTGGTGGAGTTCATCTCCCCCGGCCCGGATTCCACCGACGAATTGATCGAAGCCCTGGCGGACGCTGAACAGCGGGCGTTGATCGAGCCCCAATCCCGCGTCATGCTCGAAGGCGTGATCCGCATGGCGGACATGGTGGCCGGTGACGTGATGGTCGCCGCCCCGCGCATGGATGTGCTGGACATTGCCCAAGCTTATCCCGCTCTGCTCGAACAGGTGATCGACACAGGCCACTCGCGTTTTCCCGTGATCGAGGGCGGGCGAGACAACATCGTTGGCATTTTGCTGGCCAAAGACTTGCTCAAGCGCCAAGTCGATCCGACCCTGGATTTGCGCACCTTGCTGCGGCCAGCGGTGTTCGTGCCCGAGTCGAAAAGCCTGAACGAGTTGTTGGCGGACTTTCGCTCCAACCGCAACCACATGGCCATCGTCATCGATGAGTTTGGCAACACCGCCGGGCTGGTGACGATCGAAGACATCCTCGAAGAAATCGTGGGGGAAATCGAAGACGAGTTCGATGAAGTGGCGCAGGCGCAACACAGCGTCTACCCGTTGGCCGATGGCAGTTATCGCGTGGCGGGCGGCGCGGACATCGCTGACATCAACCACACCTTCAGCCTGCAATTGCCGCAGGACGAGTTCGACACCATCGGCGGCCTGCTGGCCCACCGCCACGGCCATGTGCCACGCCGGGGCGAGCGCGTGTTGTGCGAAGGCTGGAGCTTCACCGTGCTGCTCACCCGAGGCGGTGCGGTGCGTTGGTTCAAGGTGCAGCGCGTTGCCTCGCCGGCCTCCCCTGAACCGGCAGCAGCACCATGA
- the hslV gene encoding ATP-dependent protease subunit HslV: MDSYHGTTIVSARRQTADGRWQVALGGDGQVTLGHIVVKASARKVRKLHHEKVLAGFAGATADAFTLFERFEAKLEKHSGHLVRAAIELTRDWRTDKVLRNLEAMLAVADREHSLIITGNGDVLEPEHGLVAIGSGGAYAQAAARALLAHSELSARDIVKRSLEIAGDICIYTNQNHTIETLD, translated from the coding sequence ATGGACTCCTATCACGGCACCACCATCGTCAGCGCACGCCGGCAGACCGCCGATGGCCGCTGGCAAGTGGCCTTGGGAGGCGATGGCCAAGTCACGCTCGGTCACATCGTCGTCAAGGCCAGCGCCCGCAAGGTGCGCAAGCTGCATCACGAAAAAGTGTTGGCGGGCTTCGCCGGCGCCACCGCCGATGCGTTCACCCTGTTCGAGCGCTTCGAGGCCAAGCTGGAGAAACACTCCGGCCATTTGGTGCGCGCCGCCATCGAGCTGACCCGCGATTGGCGCACCGACAAGGTGCTGCGCAACCTCGAAGCCATGTTGGCCGTGGCCGACCGGGAGCACTCGCTCATCATCACCGGCAATGGCGACGTGCTGGAGCCCGAACACGGCTTGGTGGCCATCGGTTCGGGTGGGGCTTACGCGCAGGCCGCTGCGCGGGCCTTGCTTGCACACTCCGAATTGAGCGCCCGCGACATCGTCAAGCGCTCGCTGGAAATCGCTGGCGACATTTGCATCTACACCAACCAAAACCACACCATCGAGACGCTGGACTGA
- a CDS encoding STAS domain-containing protein — MSNDNGSAGFLDRMVKLVSGSGRGSSDTSIPGGDTTLDQFGEADKAELRAMIERKRRNDFVRKREFDMLRRIRREGLTGEQAYMLEAASSRLDDAETRPTPLVSNPGGNVKAKIDAIEKQMVGNVPLPATAMRQPVRTAPPPAPRDARPTQSPTLTPPVRLAPAGASAAGAPRPGFRPTQAPARPGFSSTQIPPVAAPARPLPPGLAAGPRPATPPPVAPAMTRPAGLTSPPTGAMPLGATTRASTLAPLSPPAGAGRPVPPPEVARRAPVLNSPPPPPPPPPAPPIPPTPTPSPAPAPISARNVFSPAMAQQVEVSEVVHDHELDEAVIAFANADFSHCEQLLMQLTAHRGSRYKNPETWLVLFDLFRATGQQQRFDALTISYAELFQRSAPQWFSLPQLVIEASRNSTVALTRANTSEVGWVCPARLDLEALGQLSSQLLQMPSPWVLDWRLLMSIDTEAAAKLYSVFTQWANQSISMCWLNPERLLTVLQENTPAAMRDVDPAFWLARLAALRLANRPDQFDEVAIDYCVTYEVSPPSWEAAKGQIRIGDSQLHTQSAPLSVIGDVATTEANLADQSGMHAITTLELSGQLSGDIGTVLSTLDTRLGESRFVHISCALLIRVDFIAAGDLLNWVIAKRAEGRHVSFIEVHRLVALMLGAMGITEHAAVRLRQA, encoded by the coding sequence ATGTCCAACGATAACGGCAGCGCAGGTTTTCTTGACCGGATGGTCAAGCTGGTGTCCGGATCGGGGCGTGGCAGCAGTGACACTTCCATTCCTGGGGGTGACACCACCCTCGACCAATTCGGTGAAGCCGACAAAGCCGAGCTGCGCGCCATGATCGAGCGCAAGCGCCGCAACGATTTCGTGCGCAAGCGCGAGTTCGACATGCTGCGGCGCATCCGTCGGGAAGGGCTGACGGGCGAACAAGCCTACATGCTGGAGGCCGCGTCGTCCCGCTTGGACGATGCAGAAACCCGCCCCACACCCCTGGTGAGCAACCCGGGCGGCAACGTCAAGGCCAAGATCGACGCGATTGAAAAGCAGATGGTCGGTAACGTGCCACTGCCAGCCACGGCCATGCGCCAGCCCGTGCGAACGGCGCCGCCGCCTGCCCCGCGTGATGCCCGCCCCACCCAATCGCCGACGCTGACGCCGCCCGTGCGTCTGGCGCCTGCGGGAGCGAGCGCAGCCGGTGCGCCCCGTCCGGGTTTCCGTCCGACACAGGCCCCGGCCCGGCCAGGTTTCAGTTCAACCCAGATTCCGCCGGTGGCTGCGCCAGCGCGTCCGTTGCCACCGGGATTGGCCGCTGGGCCGCGTCCAGCGACCCCGCCGCCTGTGGCGCCAGCAATGACGCGACCTGCGGGCCTGACCTCCCCTCCCACAGGGGCGATGCCGTTGGGCGCCACGACGCGGGCTTCGACATTGGCACCGCTGTCTCCTCCAGCCGGAGCCGGACGACCCGTGCCGCCGCCAGAAGTCGCACGGCGGGCCCCTGTGCTCAACTCGCCGCCGCCGCCGCCGCCGCCGCCGCCAGCGCCGCCCATCCCTCCCACGCCAACGCCGTCGCCTGCGCCCGCACCGATTTCTGCGCGCAATGTGTTCAGCCCGGCCATGGCTCAGCAGGTCGAAGTCAGCGAAGTGGTTCACGACCACGAGTTGGACGAGGCCGTCATCGCCTTCGCCAACGCCGACTTTTCGCATTGCGAGCAGCTGTTGATGCAGTTGACTGCGCATCGGGGGTCACGCTACAAGAACCCAGAGACTTGGCTGGTGCTGTTCGATCTGTTCCGCGCCACCGGTCAACAACAGCGCTTTGATGCCCTGACCATCAGCTATGCCGAGCTGTTCCAGCGTTCGGCGCCGCAGTGGTTCTCGCTGCCGCAGTTGGTGATCGAAGCGTCGCGCAACAGCACCGTGGCGCTCACGCGGGCCAACACCAGCGAAGTCGGCTGGGTGTGCCCGGCGCGGCTCGATTTGGAAGCGCTGGGCCAACTCAGCTCGCAGTTGCTGCAAATGCCGTCGCCCTGGGTGCTGGATTGGCGCTTGCTGATGTCAATTGACACCGAAGCCGCCGCCAAGCTCTACAGCGTGTTCACCCAATGGGCCAACCAGTCGATCAGCATGTGCTGGCTCAACCCAGAGCGCTTGCTCACGGTGCTGCAAGAGAACACGCCAGCAGCGATGCGCGACGTCGATCCTGCGTTCTGGCTGGCGCGTTTGGCGGCGCTGCGTTTGGCGAATCGCCCCGACCAGTTTGACGAAGTCGCCATCGATTACTGCGTGACCTACGAGGTTTCGCCGCCCAGTTGGGAAGCTGCCAAGGGGCAGATCCGCATCGGGGATTCGCAGCTTCACACCCAATCGGCGCCGCTGTCGGTGATCGGGGATGTGGCCACCACCGAAGCCAACCTGGCCGATCAAAGTGGGATGCACGCCATCACCACGCTGGAGCTGTCGGGCCAACTGTCGGGGGACATCGGCACGGTGCTTTCCACGCTGGACACCCGTTTGGGCGAGTCGCGTTTCGTTCACATCTCGTGCGCGTTGTTGATCCGGGTGGATTTCATCGCGGCGGGGGACTTGCTCAATTGGGTCATCGCCAAGCGCGCCGAAGGGCGCCACGTCAGTTTCATCGAAGTGCATCGGCTGGTGGCGCTGATGCTGGGCGCCATGGGCATCACCGAACACGCCGCCGTGCGCTTGCGCCAGGCTTGA
- a CDS encoding CobW family GTP-binding protein, giving the protein MALIPATILTGFLGSGKTTLLKRVLTEAHGQKIAVIENEFGEENIDNDILVSDTQENIIQMSNGCVCCTIREDLRATLADLAARKRKGELDFERVVIETTGLADPGPVAQTFFMDDEVAESYLLDSILTLVDAKHAQAQLDTRQEARRQIGFADRIFLSKTDLVSAEEVDALVHRLKHMNPRAPMERVHFGEVAIAQVLDLKGFNLNTKLDIDPDFLNEGHAHAHGHDHAHGHGEHCEHDHAPGEACNHPHHHRHDDDVKSFVFRTDKPLSPTKLEDFLGAIVQVYGPKMLRYKGVLHIKGSERKVVFQGVHQLMGSDLGPKWAPGEARVSKMVFIGIDLPRDILLQGLQGCEA; this is encoded by the coding sequence ATGGCTTTGATTCCTGCCACCATCCTCACGGGCTTTCTGGGTTCGGGCAAAACCACCTTGCTCAAGCGTGTGCTCACCGAGGCCCACGGCCAGAAAATCGCCGTCATCGAAAACGAATTCGGCGAAGAGAACATCGACAACGACATCCTGGTCAGCGACACCCAGGAAAACATCATCCAGATGAGCAACGGCTGTGTCTGCTGCACCATCCGCGAAGATTTGCGCGCCACGCTGGCCGATTTGGCAGCGCGCAAACGCAAGGGTGAGCTGGATTTCGAGCGCGTGGTCATCGAAACCACCGGCTTGGCCGACCCTGGCCCGGTGGCGCAAACCTTCTTCATGGACGATGAGGTGGCCGAGAGCTACCTGCTCGACTCGATCCTCACCCTGGTGGACGCCAAACACGCCCAGGCCCAGCTCGACACGCGCCAAGAAGCCCGCCGCCAAATCGGTTTTGCCGACCGCATTTTCTTGAGCAAAACCGATTTGGTCAGCGCCGAGGAAGTGGACGCCCTGGTGCATCGCCTCAAGCACATGAACCCGCGTGCGCCGATGGAGCGGGTGCATTTTGGCGAGGTGGCCATCGCGCAGGTGCTCGACCTGAAGGGCTTCAACCTCAACACCAAGTTGGACATCGATCCGGACTTCCTCAACGAAGGCCATGCCCACGCCCATGGTCACGATCACGCGCACGGCCACGGCGAGCACTGCGAACATGACCACGCCCCCGGCGAGGCCTGCAACCACCCGCACCACCATCGGCATGACGATGATGTGAAGTCCTTCGTCTTCCGCACCGACAAGCCACTCTCGCCCACCAAGTTGGAGGATTTTTTGGGCGCCATCGTGCAGGTGTATGGCCCCAAGATGCTGCGCTACAAGGGGGTGCTGCACATCAAGGGCAGCGAGCGCAAGGTGGTGTTCCAAGGGGTTCACCAGCTCATGGGCAGCGATTTGGGGCCGAAATGGGCTCCCGGCGAAGCGCGTGTGAGCAAGATGGTGTTCATCGGCATCGACCTGCCGCGTGACATCCTGTTGCAAGGCCTGCAAGGCTGCGAAGCCTGA
- the hslU gene encoding ATP-dependent protease ATPase subunit HslU — MSMTPQEIVSELDRHIVGQQAAKRAVAIALRNRWRRQQVDDKLRAEITPKNILMIGPTGVGKTEIARRLAKLADAPFIKVEATKFTEVGYVGKDVDTIIRDLIETAVKQEREAALKRARVRAEDAAEERVLDALVPPPRGAAAEANPFGFGAASPAPAPAPDNAARQMLRKRLREGSLDDKEIDIEVAEPRASVDIMTPPGMEDMAEQLKGLFSQMGSGKKSTRKLKIKDALKLLTDEEAAKLVNDDEIKTRALHNAEQNGIVFIDEIDKVAARGNTQGADVSRQGVQRDLLPLVEGTTVQTKHGMVKTDHILFVASGAFHLAKPSDLIPELQGRFPIRVELQALSVDDFEAILGATHANLIRQYQALLATEGVTLDITPDGVRRLAEVAFEVNERTENIGARRLATVMERLLDDVSFDAPKLAGQTVTLDAATVSAKLGELAHNEDLSRYIL; from the coding sequence ATGAGCATGACGCCCCAGGAAATCGTCTCGGAACTCGACCGCCACATCGTCGGCCAACAAGCGGCCAAGCGGGCGGTGGCCATCGCGCTGCGCAATCGCTGGCGCCGACAACAGGTCGATGACAAGCTGCGCGCCGAAATCACGCCCAAAAACATCCTCATGATCGGCCCGACCGGCGTGGGCAAAACCGAGATCGCCCGCCGCCTGGCCAAGCTGGCCGACGCGCCGTTCATCAAGGTCGAAGCCACCAAGTTCACCGAAGTGGGCTACGTCGGCAAGGATGTGGACACCATCATCCGCGATCTGATCGAAACCGCCGTCAAGCAAGAGCGCGAGGCCGCCTTGAAGCGGGCCCGCGTCCGGGCCGAAGATGCCGCCGAGGAGCGCGTGCTGGATGCTTTGGTGCCGCCGCCGCGTGGCGCGGCGGCCGAGGCCAACCCGTTTGGTTTCGGGGCGGCCAGCCCTGCGCCCGCCCCCGCGCCGGACAACGCTGCGCGTCAAATGCTGCGCAAGCGTCTGCGCGAAGGCAGCTTGGATGACAAAGAGATTGACATCGAAGTCGCCGAGCCGCGTGCCAGCGTGGACATCATGACGCCGCCCGGCATGGAAGACATGGCCGAGCAGCTCAAGGGTTTGTTCTCGCAAATGGGCAGCGGCAAAAAGAGCACGCGCAAGCTCAAAATCAAAGACGCCCTCAAGCTGCTGACCGACGAAGAAGCCGCCAAGCTGGTCAACGATGACGAGATCAAAACCCGCGCCCTGCACAACGCGGAGCAAAACGGCATCGTGTTCATCGACGAAATCGACAAAGTGGCGGCACGCGGCAACACCCAGGGCGCAGACGTGTCCCGCCAAGGGGTGCAGCGCGATTTGCTGCCCTTGGTCGAGGGCACGACGGTGCAAACCAAACACGGCATGGTGAAGACGGATCACATCCTGTTCGTTGCGTCCGGGGCGTTTCACCTGGCCAAGCCGAGCGATTTGATTCCGGAGTTGCAGGGGCGTTTCCCGATCCGCGTCGAGTTGCAGGCGCTGAGTGTGGACGATTTCGAAGCCATCCTCGGGGCCACCCATGCCAACTTGATTCGCCAGTACCAAGCCCTGCTGGCCACCGAAGGCGTGACGCTGGACATCACCCCCGACGGCGTGCGCCGCCTGGCCGAAGTGGCATTTGAAGTCAACGAACGCACCGAAAACATCGGCGCTCGTCGCCTGGCCACGGTGATGGAGCGTTTGCTGGACGATGTGAGTTTCGACGCCCCGAAACTCGCCGGCCAAACGGTGACGCTGGACGCTGCCACGGTGTCGGCCAAGCTGGGTGAGTTGGCGCACAACGAGGACTTGTCGCGCTACATCCTCTGA
- a CDS encoding 5'-nucleotidase, with translation MAVSLSDRLVVAMSSRALFDFEEENRVFEAGDDAAYMALQWDRLDGPAPPGVAFSLVRKLLACNAVEPQVEVVIVSRNDPVSGLRVFRSARHHGLSIERGVFTRGASPWRYLRPLGAQLFLSANDADVRAALAAGVPAARVFPTSARASEAHPHELRIAFDGDAVLFSDEAEQVFQREGLAAFQRSESRQAGTPLTPGPFKPLLDGLCRLRQLGRHTGMQVRTALVTARSAPAHERAILTLRSWQVEVDEAMFLGGLPKGAFLREFEPDFFFDDQMGHIENAVPHVPAGHVAAGVTNAA, from the coding sequence ATGGCGGTGAGTTTGTCTGATCGGTTGGTGGTGGCGATGTCCTCGCGGGCGTTGTTCGACTTCGAGGAAGAGAACCGCGTGTTCGAGGCCGGGGACGATGCCGCTTACATGGCGTTGCAGTGGGATCGCCTGGACGGGCCGGCGCCGCCGGGCGTGGCGTTTTCGCTGGTGCGCAAGCTGCTGGCGTGCAACGCGGTCGAGCCGCAGGTTGAGGTGGTGATCGTGTCGCGCAATGATCCGGTGTCGGGCTTGCGGGTGTTTCGCTCGGCGCGGCACCATGGGTTGTCCATCGAACGCGGAGTGTTCACACGCGGGGCCAGCCCGTGGCGCTATCTGCGGCCATTGGGTGCGCAGTTGTTTCTCTCGGCCAACGACGCCGACGTGCGCGCCGCGCTGGCCGCCGGCGTGCCGGCTGCGCGGGTGTTTCCCACCTCAGCCCGGGCCAGCGAGGCCCATCCCCACGAGCTGCGCATCGCCTTCGACGGCGATGCTGTGCTGTTTTCCGATGAAGCCGAACAGGTGTTTCAGCGCGAGGGGCTGGCCGCGTTTCAGCGCAGCGAGTCCCGCCAAGCGGGCACGCCGTTGACCCCCGGGCCCTTCAAACCGCTGTTGGATGGGCTGTGTCGGCTGCGCCAGCTTGGCCGCCACACCGGCATGCAAGTGCGCACCGCTTTGGTGACAGCCCGCTCCGCACCGGCGCACGAGCGTGCCATCCTCACCTTGCGCAGTTGGCAGGTTGAGGTCGATGAAGCCATGTTCCTTGGCGGTTTGCCCAAAGGCGCGTTTCTGCGCGAATTTGAGCCCGATTTTTTCTTCGATGACCAGATGGGCCACATCGAAAACGCGGTGCCCCACGTTCCGGCGGGGCACGTCGCGGCTGGGGTGACGAACGCGGCCTGA
- a CDS encoding cupin domain-containing protein has product MFLTPIGIPCIAPVDASPTLDHPREGRREVGCPERHTWTLYESAPDGVSVGLWECEPGRWRIEFGEHQHEYFTVLAGRVRLHTPDGTWAEFGPGQAAVIPAGFRGSFEVLERVRKHFVVIGR; this is encoded by the coding sequence ATGTTTCTGACCCCCATTGGCATCCCTTGCATCGCACCCGTTGACGCATCCCCGACCTTGGATCACCCGCGTGAAGGACGCCGTGAGGTCGGCTGCCCGGAGCGCCACACCTGGACGCTGTACGAATCGGCACCCGATGGGGTGAGTGTGGGTCTGTGGGAATGCGAACCGGGGCGCTGGCGCATTGAGTTCGGTGAACACCAGCACGAATACTTCACGGTACTGGCTGGCCGGGTGCGGTTGCACACCCCAGACGGCACCTGGGCCGAGTTCGGCCCCGGCCAAGCGGCGGTGATCCCGGCAGGATTCCGGGGATCGTTTGAAGTGCTGGAGCGGGTGCGCAAGCACTTCGTGGTCATCGGGCGCTGA